The following are from one region of the Anomaloglossus baeobatrachus isolate aAnoBae1 chromosome 1, aAnoBae1.hap1, whole genome shotgun sequence genome:
- the LOC142247118 gene encoding olfactory receptor 6B9-like — protein MDVHQGNNISVFILIGFPTPPQIQFVLFTVFLIIYILTLTENVVIIITIKINITLHKPMYYLLGSLSLLEIWYVTVTVPNLLNNFLTQNKEIYFFACMAQLYIFISLACTECFLLAVMAFDRYVAICIPLRYTDIMSNTFCLRLAVGSWFLGFSIAMVKAVFIFRLSFCGPNVINHFFCDISPILNLACSNVSLAQFVDFILGMIVTLVPLGLIIFTYLCIIWSILKLSSGETKGYSTCASHLAIVAIFFSTTFFIYGTPNKIGPYDNNKYVSILYSVLTPLFNPIIYCLRNVEVKKALKNTIRFGVKES, from the coding sequence ATGGATGTTCACCAGGgtaacaacatttctgtgtttatcCTTATTGGATTCCCAACTCCTCCTCAGATACAATTTGTTCTTTTCACTGTCTTCCTTATAATATACATTTTAACTCTTACTGAAAATGTGGTCATCATCATTACTATAAAAATTAATATAACCCTACACAAACCAATGTATTATCTTTTGGGCAGTCTATCGCTTTTGGAAATTTGGTATGTTACGGTGACGGTACCTAATCTCCTGAATAACTTTCTAACTCAAAACAAAGAGATCTACTTCTTTGCCTGTATGGCTCAGTTATACATTTTTATATCCCTTGCCTGCACTGAATGCTTTCTTTTAGCTGTTATGGCTTTTGATAGATATGTGGCAATATGTATCCCTTTGCGTTATACAGACATAATGAGTAATACTTTTTGCTTACGCTTGGCAGTTGGCTCCTGGTTTCTTGGGTTTTCCATAGCTATGGTCAAAGCTGTTTTCATTTTCAGACTGTCCTTCTGTGGTCCTAATGTTATTAACCACTTTTTCTGCGATATTTCTCCAATTTTGAATTTAGCATGTTCAAATGTTTCACTAGCACAATTTGTAGATTTCATTCTCGGCATGATAGTCACTCTAGTCCCTCTTGGCTTAATCATCTTTACCTACTTGTGCATTATTTGGTCAATTTTAAAACTATCAAGTGGAGAGACAAAAGGCTACTCTACTTGTGCTTCACATCTCGCAATTGTggcaatttttttttcaacaacATTTTTCATTTATGGTACACCAAACAAAATTGGTCCTTACGATAACAACAAATATGTATCTATTCTTTATTCAGTTTTGACTCCACTTTTTAATCCAATCATCTATTGCCTTAGGAATGTAGAGGTAAAGAAAGCGCTGAAAAACACTATTAGGTTTGGTGTCAAAGAATCATAA